The nucleotide window ATTTGTCTTTAGTCAGAAAAGAAAAAAATGCGGGAGGAGGGACTTGAACCCACAAACCTTACGGCGCTAGGTTCTAAGCCTAGTGTGTTTGCCAATTTCACCACTCCCGCGAGTGTCACTTCGTTTTCAAGTGTTTGGGTGATCAGAGATTCGAACTCTGGACCCGCTGATTAAGAGTCAGCTGCTCTACCAACTGAGCTAATCACCCACAATCTAAAAAACTACAACCCTATTGCTCAGTTGGTAGGTCCTGCGTTAGCAGGACAAACAAATAGGGTCAACTGAGCTAATCACCCACACATTAAGACAACCGGGCGACTGCTCGTCCGCCGTAGCCTTGGCGAAGGCGGAAGCTAATCACCCACAAGTATTAATCTTGTTACTTTAGAGCAATTCACTATTCTACATAACAAATAATGGATTGCTCTAAGGAGCGCTTGCTAAGCGCTCCCGGAGACTAAAACTCCGATTTAGTCTCCGTAATGTTGTGTAAAGATTAATTTTTACACGACCAGTATAATCTAGAGCGTTTCTTCAGATATTCTTCTGTCTCGCCGTAGGCGAGGCCTTTTGTTGCTACACTAAAAAGTGAAACCCTCTAAACAAGGCGAAAAGCTTTACACTAACTAGAACGATTTGTTAAGGGGGTCAAAACGCCTTATTTTTCAAGGGTTTTTCTAAAAAAGCTCCTATCTGGCACGTCCAGATCACGTAAATTATTCTCCTAGTTAGAGTAGATCGGCCCTACGCCGTTTTAAGATCAAGCAGATCAAATCGTCGCACAGTCGATTACAAAGCGATATTTAACGTCGCTTTTGATCATCCGCTCATAGGCAGTATTGATTTGCTGCACTGGAATCAATTCGATGTCGGAAACAATATTATGTTCTGCACAGAAATCGAGCATTTCCTGAGTTTCCTTAATTCCACCAATCAGTGAACCAGCAATTGCACGGCGACCAACGATCAGAGTTCCGATGTTTGGAGACGGGTGAGCATGTTCGGGTAATCCCACCAAACACATTGTGCCGTCGCGCTTCAAGAGCTGAGTATAGAGATCGAGATTATGTGAGGCGGCCACAGTATTTAAGATAAAATCAAAACTACGCAGGTGATTGCTAAACTCAGCTTCGTTTTTAGAAATCACTACCTGGTCAGCACCAAGCCGTTTGGCATCGGCGATTTTATTTTCAGATGTTGTAAAAAGCACGGTTTCTGCGCCAAAGGCATGGGCAAATTTTAAGCCCATGTGACCAAGACCACCGAGTCCGACGATTCCCACTTTTTGTCCTTTGCCAACTTTCCAATGGCGTAGCGGCGAGTACGTGGTAATGCCTGCGCATAAAAGCGGAGCAGTTGCTGCGAGGTTAAGTTTGGGAGAAATTTTTAGAACAAACTTCTCGTCAACAACGATTGAAGTAGAATAGCCGCCATAAGTTTTTTGTCCGGGAAAATGCTTGTCAGGGCTATTATAAGTGAAAGTCTTCCCCTCACCTTCACAATATTGTTCAAGTCCATCTGTACAGCTTATGCAGCGCCGGCATGAATCGACAAGGCAGCCCACGCCGACTGCGTCTCCGACTTTAAAGCGCGTGACTTGATTACCTACTTGCGTGACGATGCCTACGAGTTCATGACCAGGGACTACCGGGTAAGTTGTTCCAGCCCATTCGTTACGCGCGGTATGGATGTCAGAGTGACAAACACCACAATAGGAAATTGCAAATTGCACATCGGCCGGACCGACTTTGCGGCGAACGATTTC belongs to bacterium and includes:
- a CDS encoding NAD(P)-dependent alcohol dehydrogenase; translated protein: MTSVKCYAAFNPHEPLGPLEIVRRKVGPADVQFAISYCGVCHSDIHTARNEWAGTTYPVVPGHELVGIVTQVGNQVTRFKVGDAVGVGCLVDSCRRCISCTDGLEQYCEGEGKTFTYNSPDKHFPGQKTYGGYSTSIVVDEKFVLKISPKLNLAATAPLLCAGITTYSPLRHWKVGKGQKVGIVGLGGLGHMGLKFAHAFGAETVLFTTSENKIADAKRLGADQVVISKNEAEFSNHLRSFDFILNTVAASHNLDLYTQLLKRDGTMCLVGLPEHAHPSPNIGTLIVGRRAIAGSLIGGIKETQEMLDFCAEHNIVSDIELIPVQQINTAYERMIKSDVKYRFVIDCATI